In Camelina sativa cultivar DH55 chromosome 13, Cs, whole genome shotgun sequence, the genomic window NNNNNNNNNNNNNNNNNNNNNNNNNNNNNNNNNNNNNNNNNNNNNNNNNNNNNNNNNNNNNNNNNNNNNNNNNNNNNNNNNNNNNNNNNNNNNNNNNNNNNNNNNNNNNNNNNNNNNNNNNNNNNNNNNNNNNNNNNNNNNNNNNNNNAATACTCTTATAACCGCCATATAATGATGATAGTACAAATCTTTTGTACCATTGGTAATACTACCGATTGCTTTATATCTTGCATATATGGAGGTCAAAACCAGGTGAGGCGATTTAAAAAAACCCTAGTCAATTTCTGTAGATAAATCACTAAATCGAACTGGGTTAAGAATTAACGAATTGAAAAGTTTGCGAGATTGAATacaagaaacaaatgaaaagtaaaaataaaactaatgaAATCTAGAGTAAAAATAGTTGGGTTACTTCTGTTGCTACAAtctctttttagtcttttgatttcaatttcatCATTAAATCCAATATCATATCTTTTGATTTCGTAATATGATTTACATCaaactttgttttaattgaGTTAGATGACTCATCTTCTTGCTTCATGGTATCACATTCACCTTGTATGGACTTTATTTCTTATCACATCATTGTATTATACATTTCACAACTTCTCACAAGATTGGATTTGtgcaaaatctaaaactaataTATCTTTTGACTAACTTAGTTAATCTTCTATcatctaaacaaaattttatcaaaatcattagCTATCTCTCTAAACAAATTTGTTGATCGAGAAACTTTTTGTAAGAAATAATAGATTCCATAGAAAATCTCAAGTGttgcaacaacaaaagaaaaaagagtattacttcaatcaaaactaaataatatctaacacaaaactGAAGATAATTgaagaatcaaaaccaaaccaacagGGAGAGCAGAACACAGCACTAGACTAAAACCGGTTTTACTGGTTTTAATCCTCTTCCTCTGCTTCGTTCTCAGCAATGTTGAAGTACCTCAACTCATAGAGGTTACGGTCCTTGTTCGCCGCAATCACTCTGAGCCAATCCCTCACGTTGTGCTTCTTCAAGTACTTCTTTGTCAAATACTTGAGATATctatcacaaacaaaaacaaataactaCACTTAGCCACTGTCCAAAATCAGAACAAAACACAATCCTATACTCAACTCCACAAGATAAATCAATACAAGATTCTACAATCAGACTAACCAACAAAAGCATTGCCAAAACCATTAGAAGCAACAAGATGATCATAAGCGATACCAGAACAATTCGAGACTCTACATTCATCATTGTACCAAcaaaaagatcaaacaaaagcAGTACAAACCAACCAGTCTTATACATTAACCAATACTCAACTCCTAAGCAATAACTTAAAGATTCTACACATTCAAATAGTATTAACCAACAAGATGAAACAGAAGCATTACAAAAACAATTCCTACACAACACAACCCAATCAAAACCTAGACACAAGTTAAAAGgcaaaactgaaagaaaaaaaatattaggattttagttaaaaatgatAACCTCTTGGAGAATTGACCATCAGAAGTAACAGTAATCTTGCTCTTCTCACGAGTGATGGAAACAGAATCACCAAGAGCACCGGCTTTACCACCAACCTTAATCCTCTCCTGAAGAAACTTCTCTAGAGAAGCAATCTCCATGATCTTGTCATCCACAGGCTTCGAACAATCAATAGTGAAGGACActcccttcttcttccccttggTTGCTGCTGCACCACCACGACTCATTTTCACCACTACGaatccaacacacacaaaaaaaaatgtcaacaaaacaataacaattTCGAATCTGAATCTAAAGTTCTTCGAATCACATTTCCAGGAAAAAGAAAGCTAGACAATAGAGGTAAAAGAgtttaaacaacaacaagaatcgATTCTATGGAAGATTACCTGAAGCTGTAGGAGGAACTGTGTATGAAGAAGCGAGGAGCGGCGTATTTTGTTGATctttgaaagagagaagaaagaagttgagtttagggtttttcagGCTTTAAAGGTGCTCGTGTCAATTTGTTCTGATAAATAACAAAGTGACCCTGATTTCGTTTGTTTAATCTAAATAAACCCCAAAACATTTCAGATTTGATTCAAAAACCCAGTATTTGTAATGGGTAAGCTTGAAATTTTTTATCTGCAATGGGCCGAAAAGCCTGCGGAGGTATTGTTCCAAAATGATATCATTTATTCaacaactttttctttttaacgccaaatcaattatattattatcatcGAAATGTTACATGATACTATGATGTACACATCATACATGATGAAACCATTCAAGTACAACTATTTTAAATGAGAAACCATTTGGTTAAATAAATCAAAGCATGATattatttagaaataaaataaaaggaatgaAACATTGCTCAATTTAAAACAAGTGCTATTAGGATACATGAGGAGTGGTTATTGACTGGTTCACAACCGGTTAACACTGGTTCAATTAGTTTGGTTAATATGTGTTAGTATATAAGAAAGATTAGATTGAAGGAGTATGGTTAAGCTTggtaatatatacatttatttggtgttttctttgggttttctattctgtttttcatttcttgtcTTTGATTGACCTAGTTCGTGGTgaatttctcaatttctttttcaatttcgccgcaatttcttgaaattttcttattcttttattGAGGATGGGATCTTATGTACCTCCTTCTTCGGTTAACCCAACGAGCTTGAACTCGCGTGAGACGGTTGAACCTTCGCGTTTTCAGACGGATCAATATGAGAATCCATACTATCTGAACAGTAATGATCATGCTGGCCTTGTTTTGGTTTCTGATCGGCTTACAACAACTTCTGATTTCCCTTCTTGACGACGATCTATGTTGATGGCATTGAATGTGCGTAACAAATTGGGATTCATCAATGGTACGATTACTAAACCTTTGGAAACTCATCGTGATTTTGGCACTTGGTCACGTTGTAACGATATTGTGAGTACCTGGTTGATGAACTCAGTAGATAAGAAGATAGGTCAGAGCTTGCTTTATATTTGTACTGCTAAGGGGATGTGGAAGAGTATCTTGTCTATGTTCAAGCAGGATGATGCTCCTAGGATATTTGCAATTGAGCAGAAACTTAGCAAGATTGAACAAGGTTCTCTTGATGTTACCACCTACTATacttctttagtttctttgtggGAATAGCACAAGAACTATGTAGAACTGCCTGTTTGCACATGTGGGAAATGTGAGTGTGATGCTGCTGCTAAATGGGAAAAATTACAGCAGCGTAGTCGAGTAACTAAATTCCTTATGGGTTTGAATGAGAGTTATGAGCAATGTAGGCGTCATATTTTGATGTTGAAGCCAATCCCTACTATAGAAGAGGTTTTTAACATGGTGACCCAGGATGAGAGAAATATTAAGCCACTTACTCTTGTTGATAATGTAGTTTTTCAATCATCGGCTCCAGTTTCTTTTGATGGAGATGGGACTTATATTAGTGCTTACAATACGGTGAGACCTCAGAAGCTTGTTTGCACACATTGTGGTCGTTTGGGACACACGATTCAGAAGTGTTATAAACTTCATGGCTTCCCTCCGGGGTATAAGACAAATTCTGGTGGCTACAAGGGCAATACCATGAACCCTCGAATTCAGAATCCTCAGTTGCAACCTCGAATGCTTCATAATCAGCCAAGCACGTCGATGGTTTCTTATGATCCTATTCAGAAGGCGAATGCTGTTGCTAACGTTTATGCGGAACAGTCACAATACTCTTCGATGGTTTCTTATCCGTATGCAGCACCTCCTGATTTGGCACCTCCTGTTTCGGCTATGGATTATAGACATGATGGTAATGCTTTTCAGACTCCGCTCTTTACTCCACAACAACTACAACAGATTATATCTCCATATACAACTCAAGTACCGGTTCCAGAGACTGCGGCTACTTCTACTACTGCAACCGTCACTGAACATGGTCTTATGGCCCAAGCATCTACTTCTGGTACTTTTCCCTTTCCTTCCACTAGCCTAcgatataaaaatcatattcttACTTTCCAAAATCTTgccctttcttctcttcaaaattttttagCACCTAATGATTGGATTATTGATAGTGGTGCGTCTAGTCATGTTTGTTCTGATTTAGCAATGTTTAGAGAATTAGTTCCTGTTTCTAGTGTCACGGTTACTTTACCGAATGGTACGCGTGTTCCTATCACACACACAAGTACCATATGCATTTCACATTCTTTGATCTTGCATAATGTTTTACATGTCCctgatttcaaatttaatttgattagtaTTAGTTGTTTGGTTCAGAGTTTATTTTGTTCTGCTCATTTCTTTCCACATTGTTGTCTTATCCAGGAACTTTCTTAGGGCTTGATGATTGGGAGGGGTAGACTCATCAATAATCTCTATATTCTTGGGACAGAATAAAAGACCATCTCACCATCTTTGCCTGCTGTTTGTTCCTCTTCTGCTTCTGTGTTGGCTGATGAAGTTCTGTGGCATCAGCGTCTTGGACATCCATCATctatagttttaaaaagtctagtCAGTACGATTCCTTCTTTAAAATCTGTAGTTTCGAGCGTTTCTTCATGTTAGATATGTAGCAAAACAAAAACGCTTAGCTTATGTTTCTCATAATAATCTTGCTTCTAAACCATTTGATCTAGTTCATTTGGATGTTTGGGGCCCTTTTAGTACTGTGTCTGTAGAAGGTTTTCGATACTTTTTTACCTTGGTTGATGATTGTACTCGTGTAACCTGGCTCTATATGCTAAGAAATAAGAGTGATGTTTCTACAGTGTTTCCTACTTTTCTTAAAATGATTTCAACACAATAtgcatcaaaaataaaagtcataTGATCTGATAATGCTCCAGAGTTAGCCTTTACTGATATTGTCAAAGAACAGGGTATGTTGCAtcaattttcttgttcttataCACCCCAACAGAATTCTGTTGTAGAACGTAAACATCAACATTTATTGAATGTTGCTAGAGCATTGTTATTTCAATCAAATATCCCATTTAAGTATTGGTGTGAATGTATATTGACTGTAGTTTTCTTAATAAACAGAATGCCTTCACCATTATTAAAAGATAGGTCTCCTTTTCAGATACTTAATGATAAGCTTCCTGATTATACAATGTTAAAGACTTTTGGCtgcttatgttttgcatcaactCATCCTCCTGATAGAAATAAGTTCTCTCCTAGATCCAAAaccttgtgtttttcttggttaccCTACTGGTTATAAAGGATACAAACTTTTAGACTTAGAGTCTCATTCAATTTTCATTTCTCGTAATGTGGTTTTTCATGAAAATGTTTTCCCTTTTAAAACATCAGATTTGTTATCTCAGGCTGTTGATATGTTTCCAAATAGTATTTTGCCATTGCTAACACCTATACATTTTGTTGATTCTATGAACTCtattgatgatgttgatattgATATACCTGAGGAACCTGATGCATCTCATATATCTGCATCATGCATCGCACAAATGGAACCTCGTACTGTTCATGTAGAGACTTCTACCGTAGCACAGGAAACAATTTCTAATCCTTTACCTGTTGCTAGGCCTAAACGAATGGTAAAGACTCCCTCCTATCTTTCTGAATATCATTGTGCTCTAGTTCCTTATATCTCTACGACTTcaccttcttctctttccttaCCTGAAACAGTTGTTTCTCCACCACATCATACTACTCCTTATCTTATTTCCTTTGTAGTCTCTTTTGATCGTTTCACTCCTCTTTTGCAATCTTATATCTTCTCTTATAGTCTAGAAACTGAACCTAAAACCTTTGCTCAAGCCATGAGATCAGAAAAGTGGACTAATGCAGCTGGTGAAGAGCTTCATGCTCTCGAGCTTGCTCATACTTGGGATGTTGCGAGTTTACCTCCTGGTAAAAATGTTGTTGGTTGATAATGAGTGTTTACTATTAAGTATAACCCTGATGGTTCAGTGGAACGATATAAGGCAAGGCTAGTTGCACAAGGCTTTACACAACAAGAAGGTTTGGACTATATGGAAACATTCTCACCAGTGGCCAAACTAACAAGTGTGAAATTTTTGCTTGGTGCTGCTGCCAAACAAGGATGGAGTTTGACGCAAATGGATGTATCCAATGCCTTTCTTCATGGCGACTTAGATGAGGAGATTTACGAGAGTCTTCCTCAGGGTTATACTCCTCCACCGAATGTTGTTTTGCCTCCCAATCCGGTATGTCATCTTCGTAAATCACTTTATGGCTTGAAACAGGCTTCACGACAGTGGTATAAACGATTATCTTCTGTTTTCTTGGGGGCTTACTTCATCCAATCACCTGCTGATAATACTCTTTTTGTCAAAGACAAACCCGGTTCTTTTATTGCTGTTtttatctatgttgatgatataatGACCGCTAGCAATGATCCTACTGCAGTTGAGAACTTGAAGACATTGTTGAAGTCTGAATTCAAAATAAAGGATCTTGGACCGGCTAGATTTTTCTTAGGGCTGGAGATATCTCGTTCATCTCAAGGCATTTCAGTGTGTCAATGGAAATATGCCCAGAATTTGTAGGAAGATGCAGGTTTACTTGGTTGTAAACCAAGTCCTGTACCTATGGATCCAAGTCTCCATCTTACTGTAGCAATGGGAACTCCTCTGTCTAATCCTCGTTCTTATAGGGAATTTATTGGACGACTGCTTTATCTCATGATAATCAGGCCTGATATTACATTTGCTGTTCATCAGCTAAGCCAATTTATTTCAGCACCTTCAGACATCCATCTCCAAGCAGCTCATAAGGTTCTACGGAACATTAAAGCCAATCCTGGTCAAGGACTAATGTATTCTGTTGATTCTGAACTGTGCTTGAATGGATTTTGTGACGCTGACTAGGGGAACTGTAAGGATACTTGACAACTCACTGATTTCATGGCGGTCTAAGAAACAGGGTGTCACCAGTCGAAGTAGCACATAATCTGAGTATCGGCGTATGGCTCAGGCGACATGTGAACTCATTTGGTTGCAGCAGTTGTTCAAGGATCTTCGACTCCCAGTTGCAGGACCAGCTAAACTATATTGTGACAACAAGTCGGCTCTGCATATTGCTATGAATCTTGTTTTCCACGAGAGGACGAAGCATATAGAAATCGATTGTCACACGATTAGAGATCAGATAAAAGCGGGCACTCTCAAGATTTTTCATGTTCCTTCGGAGAATCAACATGCTGACATTCTCACCAAACCTCTTCATCCAGGTCCTTTCTATGGATTGCTTTCTAAGATGTCATTATCAAGCTTGTATCTTCCAAACCAGACATCCTTGAAGCTACAGACTTGAGAGGGGCGTATTAGGATACATGAGGATTGGTTATTGACTGGTTCATAACCGGTTAACACTGGTTCAATTAGTTTGGTTAATATGTGTTAGTATATATGGAAGATTGAAGGAGTATGGTTAAGCTTGGTAATATACACATTTATTTCTCCTTAATAGAGTTTGTTAGAACCCGTAGTGgttctttgattcttcttcttctccgtcatAGTTtccggtgaatcagaatattaATAAGTGCATGTTGATAAGTGAGCAAAGATTTCAATTCTTTGGCACTCCCACAGATTTCAATTCAATCTGTTCAATTCTTTGGCACTCCCACTCCCACAAATTGCAATTTAAAACAAGTGCATGTTGATAAGTGAGCAAAGAATTGAAATCAATTTAAAACAAGTGCATGTTGACAATTAAAACAAGTTCAAGTTGCGGGTCCGGCAAATAGGGTGGTCAATGCTATTGCGAAAAGTGTAGCTTGGAGAGCCTTCTTGCCTTTATGATCAAGTGAGGGCTGAAGTTGGATAATTGTTTTTCTGGCTTTTAGTTTTGCTTTTAATTCTGTTGTTGCTCCCAAACATTTTTCTGGATTCtttctgttgacaaaaaaaactctaatatgATTATGACAATATGATTTTCTTGTTGATGAAGATCGGTTGTCAAAGTCTTGTTGATATTGCCTCACGCAACTCTAGAATAACACGACAATTTTCTTTGCATTGTCTAACCACCTATAGCCCATGATTTTTTCCATAGTTTGGT contains:
- the LOC104736734 gene encoding 60S ribosomal protein L22-3, whose amino-acid sequence is MSRGGAAATKGKKKGVSFTIDCSKPVDDKIMEIASLEKFLQERIKVGGKAGALGDSVSITREKSKITVTSDGQFSKRYLKYLTKKYLKKHNVRDWLRVIAANKDRNLYELRYFNIAENEAEEED